One window of Fusarium keratoplasticum isolate Fu6.1 chromosome 2, whole genome shotgun sequence genomic DNA carries:
- a CDS encoding DNA-binding protein creA, with the protein MQRALDFSNLLNPTASADTEPEKPQQGDVEMATAAVTVIKPNGPLPGAQASESSNELPRPYKCPLCDKAFHRLEHQTRHIRTHTGEKPHACQFPGCSKKFSRSDELTRHSRIHNNPNSRRGNKAAQQHQQQQQHQMHQQQGLPPHMLPDGMMAPPPAPKTIRSAPTSTLASPNVSPPHSYSTFALPVSAVHYNRSGDISMLAKAATQVERETLTAPPHHNSRHHPYYSHGMHSSRGHLPTLSSYHMSRSHSNDEPNDDHYSGAMRHSKRSRPNSPNSTAPSSPTFSHDSLSPTPDHTPIATPAHSPRLRPFSGYELPSLRNLSLQHNTTPALAPMEPHLENHHLQGPPPASAPRATGMSLTDIISRPDGSQRKLPVPQVPKVAVQDLLSDNGFSHSGRSSGANSLAGGDLMDRM; encoded by the coding sequence GCGTCGGCTGATACGGAACCCGAGAAACCCCAACAGGGCGACGTCGAGATGGCAACCGCAGCAGTCACTGTTATCAAACCCAACGGGCCCCTCCCGGGTGCCCAGGCCTCAGAGAGCTCCAACGAGCTGCCTCGACCTTACAAGTGCCCTCTCTGCGACAAGGCCTTCCACCGTCTCGAGCATCAGACTCGACACATCCGCACTCACACTGGCGAGAAGCCTCATGCCTGCCAGTTCCCCGGCTGCAGCAAGAAGTTCTCTCGCTCTGATGAGCTCACCCGCCACTCCCGTATTCACAACAACCCCAACTCGAGGAGAGGCAACAAGGCTGctcagcagcaccagcaacagcagcagcatcagatGCACCAGCAGCAGGGCCTCCCGCCTCACATGCTTCCCGATGGAATGATGGCGCCGCCTCCCGCTCCCAAGACCATCCGCTCTGCTCCCACATCCACTCTGGCCTCCCCCAATGTCTCTCCTCCCCACTCTTACTCGACATTTGCTCTTCCCGTCTCGGCTGTTCACTACAACCGAAGTGGTGACATTTCCatgctggccaaggccgctACTCAGGTTGAGCGTGAGACCCTCActgctcctcctcaccaCAACTCGCGTCACCATCCCTACTATAGCCACGGAATGCACAGCTCCCGAGGCCACCTCCCGACGCTCTCCTCTTATCACATGTCGCGCTCTCACTCCAACGATGAGCCCAACGACGACCACTACTCTGGCGCTATGCGACACTCCAAGAGGTCGCGGCCCAACTCCCCCAACTCGACGGCTCCCTCTTCGCCAACCTTCTCCCACGACTCTCTGTCTCCTACTCCCGACCACACTCCCATCGCCACTCCCGCTCACTCTCCTCGCCTGCGACCTTTCTCCGGCTATGAGCTCCCCAGCCTCCGGAACCTGTCTCTCCAGCACAACACGACCCCTGCCCTAGCCCCCATGGAGCCTCATCTCGAGAACCACCACCTTCAGGGACCTCCTCCCGCTTCTGCTCCCCGCGCCACTGGAATGTCCCTGACGGACATCATCAGCCGGCCAGACGGATCTCAGCGAAAGCTCCCCGTTCCCCAGGTCCCCAAGGTAGCAGTCCAGGACCTGCTCTCAGATAACGGATTCAGCCACAGCGGCAGGAGCTCCGGCGCCAACAGTCTGGCAGGAGGCGATCTCATGGATCGGATGTAG